TGGTGGTGTTGAAAGACATAGTTCAATGATGAACAACCATCCTATGTACAATTTCATGTAAGGTATGTTGAAATGGACGTTATGGTATATTAACTTTTTTCTTGACTTTtgattgatacattttattttcaaaacaaactggCCTTCAACAGATCCAAAAGTGAACACATAAACAAAAGACACACAAGGTCAAACAAATTTGAGTGATACATGAACACAATTGTGTAAAGACGACTGTTTTCACACTCTCCAGTAATGGCCATCATTGTCATTTTTGGAGCTTAACAGCATCTGATGGAAGGTAGCTTGTCTGCAATTTACTTTTCTGGTAGTAACTAAGGCCAATTATgacatattttaatttaaaaaacacaactgtgATCTTTGCACTGAGGAAACACTTTACACTGCATGTGCATGGATCTGAGATTACTTCAAAATGACTTCTACCAGCTTGCAAGCTTCATCTAATTTAAATGGATTTTGTAGAATGATGCATGTTAACCATAACTATAGCATGCACATTGatgaaaagtttaaaagtgGACAGCACTTGTTAAGTGCTATACCAGTAGAGGTTTAATAGAATCTCACTAAATGAACAGGACTTTTAGTCCTAGAAGTTTGAATCTCAAACTTTCAGATACACCACACCTAATTTTTTTGGATCATTGCAATGCTTTTAGTGGTCCTTGCGATTTTCTAAATGTGAAATAGCCCACAAGCTAACATTGCCCAAATTATGAGCTAATTATTGTCCTACTCCAGTAGATTTTAACACAGTCTATGCTTCTTTGTGGAAAAGTAATATAGCTGTTAAAGTCAAGAACTTAGCAGTGGGGAATGCTATGCAGACTGATGAATCTGAAAGATTATACATCTAACACAACTTCCCTTTTTTATCTTAAATTTTATTTCCAGGGTGCTCCCTGCTCTATGGTGAAAGCttaaattaaaaaggtaagacagaaatgtatttatctaGGAAGTTCTGTTAATGACCTAATTGCAAGCATTAATCCTCAAACTAGTTAGCCTAATTAGTTAGCCCAATGACAAATAGGTTCTCAGAGGAAATGCTACACCCTGAAAGTCAACAGCTCTCTTTTCAACAGCTCCCAGAGGaagtttgatttgattaaatCTCATATCAATTATTCAATTTATCTACACCACTTCTTTATTCACCTCTCAGTATATTTATTGACTTCAAGGTTTCAACAGTGGTACCTGATTTAGGGTGATACATGAGTTGTCAATAGCAACAAATTAAAGGTACATGCTGATATACCTTAAACCTTGTAGAGGTCATTACCTGCTGTCAGTATGACAGGTCAATAAATTGGCTGCTGTTTACTGTTACTGATTGCTTCAACAACTTACAGGCAAAGAGAAGGAAAGCTTCTCTTATGACTTATCTTCATCCAGTGTGAAGCTTTATGTTAAAGATTCACATTTACCAGGTGAAAACTGATCCTGGATCTGTGTAGAGTTAATTGCCATGCAGCCTGCATGGCTTGTGTCAtgacatgtgtgtgttcatgttgaaTGACCTGAGCATAGGTAAGAAAGTGTCACTGTACTTGTGTGACTGACACCTGTCATTATCTGTGTAATGCAGTAAggttcagtgtgtatgtgtgttgtggtTATGTACACAAGTGGATAAGGCTGCAGGCATCCCCTTTCTTTGAGAACCTGTGTGCTATGTGATACCtcagtgttcctgtgtgtgtgtgtgtgtgtgtgtgtgtgtgtgtgtgtgtgtgtgtgtgtgtgtgtgtgtgtgtgtgtgtgtgtgtttgagtgagtgaTAGCCCCAGGTCCTGTTCCAGAGCAGCGATCACACACAGTCGGTGACAGAAGAGAACTGAGACTAACACCTAGCGAAGCATCCGGAGATTCCGACAGGATGTAAGATTTTGTGGATTATCTTTGGTCTTGACTCACTCAGTGTCGACAGCAAGGAGAATGGAGATTGGAATAGATTAACGCTCTGGATTTGGATCCAGGCTGTTTCAGGTTTGCTGAATAATTGATCTCTCAGCTTGTGACTGGGTGAAAATGAGGAAGGCAGCGCTGATGGTTTGGATCAGCCTCTTACTGCAAGGTCAGTTCTGCATACACAAATTTGTTTAGTAATGGACTTGATTTCTGATCTTGTTTCTCCAATCCCCTGACATCAGTCTGTTTTAATCCATACTCTTAGTTTCCCATTGTGCTCAGGGTCATTATGCCCGTAAACTTCTGAATGACCTGATGGAGGACTATTCCAACGCTCTGAGACCTGTTGAAGACACAGACAGTGCTCTCAATGTGTCGCTGCAGATTACTCTGTCCCAAATCAAAGACATGGTGAGTAGAGAAGAAAACCATATCACTGTTGTGACGCAATATTGATTTTGGGGACTTAAAAACTCTACACCCCAGCGACATAAAGAATCTCCTCAGATGAGTCTCAAGTTTCTCACCCtcgtaaacaaacacaaacagcaaatGCAGTATTCAAGATGTCCTAAAAGCTGTACATTACTAAATAAGTAATGAGAtacagaggaagacagagatcaagatgttttgttctttataatTCATGTGTAACTTCCACATGTTTAAGGTTCAAAGGttcaaagaaattaaaagttcaATTTGTGCTCACAGAAAATGCAGTTTGTGATGAATTGTAATTGTTAGTTTAAGGTTAAAATTGATCATTTAACAAAAAAGTTCAACAGTACAGTAAAAGAGTCAGTCCAAGGCAAAGATGCTCtgggcacaaacacacatggctGTGTAGTTTTTCCAATTAATTAATTGACTTTGTTCAGTAAGCTGGTAAAGTGTTCTGCTATGGTTCTACTTTGAGCACTAAAGAGGAAATATGGGGCCCTCACACTGTACAAAAACTAACAGTGCTTCCTTCAGTCCTCTATTTCTGTGGAGACCAGCTTCAAACAGCACTGTTCAGCACTGTACTGTGGAATTAAATTAGGATATAAAACCTTTCATCACCCTCTGCCTttagtaaatatgttttttgtgttgtttgtgtttttgtttaggATGAGAGGAACCAGGTGCTAACCACATACCTGTGGATCAGGCAGGTCTGGAATGATGCCTACCTGAAGTGGGACAAGGAGGACTATGATGATCTGGAGATGATCAACATCCCCAGTGACCTTGTTTGGAAGCCAGACATTGTCCTCTACAACAAGTCAGTAACAAGAGACACATAGAAGGCAGAGAGTTGAATGTGtgacacagagtgtgtgttcacatggactttcttctgtgtgtctgtgtagagCAGATGAGGAGTCTGGAGGTGCACCCAGCACTAATGTAAAGCTGCGCTATAATGGGGAGCTCATTTGGGACTCTCCTGCAATCACAAAGAGCACATGTGTTGTGGATGTCTCCTACTTCCCATTTGACTGGCAGCAGTGCAACCTCACCTTTGGCTCCTGGACCTACAATGGCAACCAGGTGTGTTAAAgcagagaggacagggaaggagGAAAGGGGATCCCTTCCTTAGTCTTGATTTAACAACTTCCTTTACTTACTTGAGGTGTGCTTATTATTTTGAATTCTGTAAAGAATGACTTTACTCCTTAATGATGATAACAGTTTAAACATAAGATTGAGATCAGCTGTTGTATTCCAAAAGTGACACAGCTTTTCACAGCTGATAAAACCACCAAACCTTCCATATAAACGTAAGGGATCTGCTTTTTGTGGTCCAAAAGTATTTCAACAGAAATTGCTGAAAATTGAAATAATTTTCGGTATTTTTGTTAACTTATTGACAATGCTTCAAATCACAGTGTGAGAGTTGTTAATTGTAGTGATTACTTGCCAGGAAATGATCACCTCAATCCTTGCAGAGAATTAAAACAAACTGTGGTTATTTTCATAGATTGCCCATCTcaaaactgaagtgattttCTTCACTCTCTGTTTGAATAATGGTATTATCAGCAGCAGGGggcttttgttttgtaaaacaaaaacaaactaaaataaagCTCTTAAAACTCTCTGTTTACTAGCTGTTCAACACCAAACAGCAGACAAGAACAGATAGATGCAACACGAGGAACAAATTGTAGTATtaattacattttccacagcccCACATTTCTCCATCCGGAtctggaggagaccaaaaacagagctaaaagttAGTAAATATGGGACTCTAGAAATATGTTACTGTTTTGATACACAACTGTGTCACAACTTGTTTCTCACAAGATCCCAAGGTATtagtttttaatgtatttttccaATCATGAGTGTTAATTATGTTACACGAGTTCAGTAAAAGGTATTTCACTCAAATTTCCCCAAAAAAGAATAGCATCCTTTATAGTTTTTTGTAGCCAATATTTTAAGGAGGAAAGACCCAAGAGAAGAAAAGGACGGAGCAAGTTATTTGCGTATGATTAAAATTTTTCTATGTATGTGTTTCTATGTTTTACCATTGTTAGAACAGAGACCCCAGAGTGTTTGATAATGTCGATACAGTGTGTACATTTATGTTGACACTTGTAAACAGTACAGCTCATGTGCCAGCTCCTTATCACCTACAGAGTCCTCTATGTTTGGCTCCAATTCTTTAATCCTCCAAAAAGTCTGGTTAAAAAAAGGGTGAATTATTAATTCTTAACATGAGCATGTTTGCTTGTGTCCCTTCCACAGGTGGACATAAGTCTGGGCATGGACAGCGGAGACCTATCTGACTTTGTGGAGAATGTGGAGTGGGAGTGTCACGGCATGCCTGCAGTCAGAAACGTCATGATGTACGGCTGCTGCTCTGACCCTTACACTGAAATAACCTACACCCTGCTGCTGAAGCGGCGCTCCTCCTTTTACATCTTCAACTTGCTCCTACCCTGCTTCCTCATCTCCTTCCTGGCTCCACTGGGCTTCTACCTGCCGGCCGACTCGGGGGAAAAGGTTTCCCTTGGGGTGACGGTGCTGCTGGCGCTAACTGTGTTTCAGTTGCTGGTGGCTGAGAGCATGCCACCTGCAGAGAGCATGCCCTATATAGGTTTGATTCATCATTAGCAACTACTCTTGGCTAATTATACATATTTTTGACTATGGGAGCCTATTTCTACATAGaaaattcaaagaaaaaaatcgTGTTGAGCTTATAAAACACTTTGTCATCTGGTACAATTTTCAGACACTTATCTTTTGTGGTAGAAACAGGCTTCTATATAAGACGTAATGATACAGAGTTTAATGTTTGATACTTTGATATGTCTGTAAACATAGATTTATCTGAGACTACATATTTCCAAAGCAGATTTTTCAGATCATTGCTTAGAATGTGATGCTTCATAAACCTCTTATTTTTTGTGGCCTCTCCTCCAGGAAAGTACTACATCGCTACTATGACAATGATAACAGCCTCCACCTCTCTCACCATCTTCATCATGAATATTCATTTCTGTGGAGCTGAGGCAAAGCCGGTCCCTCATTGGGCAAAAGTGCTCATCATCGACTACATGTCCAAAATATTCTTTGTGTATGAGGTTGGGGAGAACTGCACCACGCCAGAGAGTGAGAGGACCCCACTGTGGCCTGAAGAACCCTCAGGGGATATGGTTGGCTACCAGGATGACCTTTTCCAGGACTTTGATTATGACAGTGAACCATACAGGTACAGCAATGGCCACGCTGCGCATAGTCACAACAAGCATCAGAAAAGCCAGGCAAACGGCAACGCAAATGGCAAAGCCAACGGCAGCCATCACCAtttcaacaaccacaacaaccatGCATCCAGactggagagaggggaggggaggagagagcacaTCCAGCGCTATCACCATATCCGGAGGGACGAACTAGACTACCAggtccctcctcttcctcacaatCTCCAGCACCTGAATGTAGGTTTAAAGGAGCAGCTGCTGTACTCCACAGAGAAACTTCAAGTCCCAGCATGCCCCTGTTTCTGCCCCTGTGTTGAACATAAAGAGGTACAGCATTACAGCACTCCCTTCTTATCTGAGTAGACCCCTCTTATCTGAATACACCTTCTCTCCTAAAGTAGCTAAACTTCACACTAACAGACTTGTGCACTTTTGAGGTTTTGGGGCTGTACCACTGATAAACCATCAATTACAGAAAGGCGCTGTGGCTCATTTGGCAGCTTTGTATAAGTTCTGTCTCAAACCACATGTAACTTCAGCTGTCGTAATGTTTGGTTGCGTCATGCAGACATAAGATTAATCTTGACTAGTAGAGCGCAACAGTCTAAACTAGCCAATAGGTGGTTGAAATGATGTGTTCACTTCCTGCAGCCAATAACTGAAAATCACTTTCTTAATGAGGCATTTGTTCCAGTGTTGCCTCTCATGCCTGGCTGCCTCTGAACAGGCTAATggttaaaaacaacatatggTAACAGGGGTACTGATGATCATCACTTGTGGGGAAACAAAAGCAGGAGTATAAATCCGAGTCATCATACATTTCTAAGGCAGAGAAAGCAGAAGATTCACTGCAGATGCCAAAGTGCGGTAAATTCATTTGCTTCTTCTTATCGTCTCACTTATTCCATCTTTGAAAATGATGTACATGAGGACAGGTGTTTTATGGAGGATTCACACTCAGAGCTAGGTGCAAGATTCAAGTTGGAATTATCTCAGCTGGTGCTACCTCTAAAATGTGATTAGTGCTTGAGCTCTGTCCTAAATTAGGAATTACATTTTGACCAGGTGCCCTGTGCTGAC
The Notolabrus celidotus isolate fNotCel1 chromosome 7, fNotCel1.pri, whole genome shotgun sequence DNA segment above includes these coding regions:
- the chrna9a gene encoding neuronal acetylcholine receptor subunit alpha-9-I, whose amino-acid sequence is MRKAALMVWISLLLQVSHCAQGHYARKLLNDLMEDYSNALRPVEDTDSALNVSLQITLSQIKDMDERNQVLTTYLWIRQVWNDAYLKWDKEDYDDLEMINIPSDLVWKPDIVLYNKADEESGGAPSTNVKLRYNGELIWDSPAITKSTCVVDVSYFPFDWQQCNLTFGSWTYNGNQVDISLGMDSGDLSDFVENVEWECHGMPAVRNVMMYGCCSDPYTEITYTLLLKRRSSFYIFNLLLPCFLISFLAPLGFYLPADSGEKVSLGVTVLLALTVFQLLVAESMPPAESMPYIGKYYIATMTMITASTSLTIFIMNIHFCGAEAKPVPHWAKVLIIDYMSKIFFVYEVGENCTTPESERTPLWPEEPSGDMVGYQDDLFQDFDYDSEPYRYSNGHAAHSHNKHQKSQANGNANGKANGSHHHFNNHNNHASRLERGEGRREHIQRYHHIRRDELDYQVPPLPHNLQHLNVGLKEQLLYSTEKLQVPACPCFCPCVEHKEVVKNIQFIANYFREQRATCVKVAEWKKVAKVMDRFFMWIFFVMVFLMSILIIAKAS